From a single Intestinibaculum porci genomic region:
- a CDS encoding Crp/Fnr family transcriptional regulator, giving the protein MHIRQIVETMPLFKEASPASKTKLITYGIVEKVHKGTYLFNVRDHVERIYMIVSGYVVLDRINHNDNLRSIFLLGSGDLINEVIIDGQSSSINAKALSNLEVVSLTRAQMLEIMAQDFYFTQLFMASMAKKIRKLYRQVANTTKMMILEDQVSAKLWKIGHDYGIEKEEGIVIPFDLSITLLAQLVGSNRESVSRTIKKLSNAHLVSIIHGRCIIYDLDALIKK; this is encoded by the coding sequence ATGCATATTCGTCAAATCGTTGAAACGATGCCGCTTTTCAAAGAGGCATCACCCGCTTCAAAAACCAAACTCATCACTTACGGCATTGTCGAAAAAGTACATAAAGGGACATATCTCTTCAATGTACGTGATCATGTCGAAAGAATATACATGATCGTTAGCGGCTATGTCGTCTTAGATCGGATTAATCATAATGATAATTTACGCAGTATCTTTTTACTTGGCAGCGGTGATCTGATTAATGAAGTGATTATCGATGGGCAAAGTTCTTCAATCAATGCGAAAGCGCTCAGTAATCTGGAAGTGGTCAGCTTAACGCGCGCTCAGATGTTAGAAATTATGGCCCAGGATTTTTATTTCACGCAGCTTTTTATGGCTTCGATGGCGAAAAAGATTCGTAAACTGTATCGCCAGGTGGCTAATACGACTAAAATGATGATCTTAGAAGATCAGGTTAGTGCCAAGTTATGGAAGATTGGCCATGATTATGGTATTGAAAAGGAAGAAGGCATTGTCATTCCTTTTGATTTATCGATTACGCTTTTAGCACAGCTGGTGGGATCCAATCGGGAAAGTGTTTCGCGGACGATCAAAAAGTTATCAAATGCTCATTTGGTCTCGATTATTCATGGTCGATGTATTATTTATGATCTCGATGCATTAATAAAAAAATAA
- the recG gene encoding ATP-dependent DNA helicase RecG, with translation MEELRRLTTSKQRIALMHESGLYTLKDVIAHLPYRYEEFNEKWPADEEGKILVEGYVADHPKVFFKGRLSRLSVNVEIYGETYNVTIFNRHFLVNALTTGKKVTIIGKMNGHRITASQLLLKDLQAQEGMHPVYSLKEGLTNKMFSNYVKKALSLVNDFDDFVPIDFHEKHHLVDKKTALYNVHFPANHEMMGEGMKMLKYEEFLKFEVTMQYIKMQREQSVGIAKTFDHQALNAFLRTLPFTLTKDQQKAVLDILADLQRPRMMYRFLQGDVGSGKTVVSSIALYANYLAGYQGALMAPTEVLAAQHYETLHSFFKESELSLALLTGSMSTKEKEDVYTRLANGEIDVIVGTHALFQEKVEYSQLGLVITDEQHRFGVKQRKALKEKGESVDFLVMSATPIPRTLALSLFGDMDVSEIHALPSGRKEKMTKYVPGNSMKPFLKDLLAYLASGGQVYVICPMINEQSDYPLKSVTQVYEAMSKYFQGKYHVGLLHGGLSDEEKNQVMNDFHDNKVQILVSTTVIEVGIDVKNANMMVIYDAERFGLSQIHQLRGRIGRGDVQGRCYLLSTSTNKEAIDRLRFVESTNDGYEISKYDLKIRGPGEVLGQRQSGVPSFVLGDIIKDFDLLKIARDDARALLVDYYKYGEYKDYIEIVKQNIKTGNEYVD, from the coding sequence TCTTTTTTAAAGGACGATTATCGCGTTTAAGCGTGAATGTGGAGATTTATGGCGAGACTTATAATGTGACGATCTTTAATCGCCATTTCTTAGTGAATGCCTTAACGACTGGTAAGAAAGTGACGATTATTGGCAAAATGAATGGGCATCGCATTACCGCTAGTCAGCTGCTTTTAAAAGACTTGCAGGCGCAGGAAGGAATGCATCCGGTATATTCCCTGAAAGAAGGGCTCACCAATAAGATGTTTTCTAATTACGTGAAAAAGGCCTTATCTTTAGTGAATGATTTTGATGACTTTGTGCCGATTGACTTCCATGAGAAACATCATCTCGTTGATAAGAAAACCGCTTTATATAACGTCCACTTCCCGGCTAATCATGAGATGATGGGGGAAGGGATGAAAATGTTGAAATATGAAGAGTTTTTAAAGTTTGAAGTCACGATGCAGTATATCAAAATGCAGCGAGAACAAAGTGTCGGCATCGCGAAAACTTTTGATCATCAGGCGCTCAATGCTTTTTTGCGCACGCTTCCTTTTACCCTTACCAAAGATCAGCAAAAAGCGGTTTTAGATATCTTGGCAGACTTACAGCGTCCCCGAATGATGTATCGTTTTTTACAGGGGGATGTCGGCAGCGGGAAAACCGTCGTTTCTTCCATTGCGCTTTATGCTAACTATTTAGCCGGTTATCAGGGGGCATTAATGGCGCCAACGGAAGTTTTAGCTGCCCAGCATTACGAAACTTTGCATAGCTTTTTTAAAGAGAGTGAACTCTCATTAGCCTTATTAACTGGCTCGATGAGCACGAAAGAAAAAGAAGATGTTTACACGCGTCTCGCCAATGGTGAGATCGATGTGATTGTTGGGACCCATGCACTCTTTCAGGAGAAAGTCGAGTATAGCCAATTAGGTTTAGTGATTACCGATGAGCAGCATCGTTTTGGTGTAAAGCAGCGTAAAGCTCTCAAAGAAAAAGGGGAAAGCGTTGATTTTCTCGTTATGTCGGCAACGCCGATTCCTCGTACCTTAGCGCTCTCTTTATTTGGCGATATGGATGTCTCAGAAATTCATGCCCTGCCATCAGGCCGGAAAGAAAAAATGACGAAATATGTGCCTGGTAATAGTATGAAACCTTTCTTAAAAGATTTGTTGGCGTACCTCGCTAGCGGCGGTCAGGTGTATGTCATTTGTCCGATGATCAATGAGCAAAGTGATTATCCGTTAAAAAGTGTCACCCAGGTGTATGAAGCAATGTCGAAATATTTCCAAGGTAAGTATCATGTCGGCTTATTACACGGCGGTCTTTCGGATGAAGAAAAAAATCAGGTGATGAATGACTTCCATGATAATAAAGTGCAAATTTTAGTATCTACGACAGTTATTGAAGTCGGCATCGATGTGAAAAATGCGAATATGATGGTGATCTATGATGCTGAACGCTTCGGTTTATCACAGATCCATCAGTTACGTGGCCGAATTGGCCGTGGGGATGTGCAGGGACGCTGTTACCTGCTTTCGACAAGTACCAATAAAGAAGCGATTGATCGCTTGCGTTTTGTCGAAAGCACCAATGATGGCTATGAAATTTCAAAGTATGACTTAAAGATTAGAGGACCTGGAGAAGTGCTCGGACAAAGACAAAGCGGGGTCCCTAGTTTTGTCTTAGGGGATATTATTAAGGACTTTGATTTATTGAAAATTGCCCGCGATGATGCGCGAGCATTATTAGTAGATTACTATAAGTATGGAGAATACAAAGATTATATTGAGATCGTCAAACAAAATATTAAAACTGGTAATGAATATGTCGATTAA
- the asrB gene encoding anaerobic sulfite reductase subunit AsrB yields MTKNEYVPFLSKVLEVIPHTAIEYTFRMSYEGDVLPGQFFEVSIPKFGEAPISVSGIGDGFVDLTIRKVGHVTHEIFEHYVGDTLFMRGPYGNGFDVNNYKGKDIVIVAGGTGVSPVRGVMNYFTEHPDECRSLTIINGYKSADDILFKDDYPRYKEKANLILTLDAGEETADHHIGLVTKYIPDLQFEDLSQVAAIVVGPPAMMHFSVMALLQLGLEDHQVWISQERKMCCGLGKCGHCRIGDQYVCLDGPVFNYEKGKHLID; encoded by the coding sequence ATGACTAAAAATGAATATGTTCCTTTTCTTTCTAAGGTTTTAGAAGTTATTCCACATACAGCGATTGAATATACCTTCCGCATGTCTTATGAAGGGGATGTGCTGCCTGGACAGTTCTTTGAAGTGTCCATTCCTAAATTTGGCGAAGCACCGATTTCTGTCAGTGGGATCGGGGATGGCTTTGTCGATTTAACGATCCGTAAAGTCGGCCATGTCACTCATGAAATTTTTGAACATTATGTCGGTGATACGCTTTTTATGCGTGGTCCTTATGGCAATGGCTTTGATGTCAATAATTACAAAGGCAAAGATATCGTCATCGTGGCCGGCGGGACGGGGGTATCGCCCGTACGCGGTGTCATGAACTATTTCACCGAGCATCCTGATGAATGTCGCTCACTAACGATTATTAATGGCTATAAATCAGCTGATGATATTCTTTTCAAGGATGATTATCCAAGATACAAAGAAAAAGCCAATCTGATTTTAACGTTAGATGCAGGCGAAGAAACAGCTGATCATCATATCGGTTTAGTGACCAAATATATTCCGGATTTACAGTTTGAAGACTTATCACAGGTGGCGGCTATTGTCGTTGGTCCACCGGCGATGATGCACTTTTCCGTAATGGCATTATTGCAGCTTGGCTTAGAGGATCATCAAGTGTGGATTTCTCAGGAACGTAAAATGTGCTGTGGTCTGGGCAAATGTGGTCACTGTCGCATCGGTGATCAGTATGTCTGCTTAGATGGACCGGTCTTCAATTATGAAAAAGGCAAGCATCTCATTGATTAG
- the asrC gene encoding sulfite reductase subunit C, translating to MDVNTKQLKKNAFRVTKERGIAASRVRVPGGRMDAKYLSVLQDIAETYGNGTIHLTLRQGFEIPGIPFEDMDKVNAMLQPVIEGMGINQEEKGKGYSASGTRNIMACVGNSICPYGNYDTTAFARKVEKEIFPNDLHFKVCFTGCHNDCAKVRMHDFGIIGMTMPQLDPNRCISCGACIKRCKKKSVGALQAMNFRPVRNEETCLGCGECVLACPNAAWTRSQKKYYKLTIFGRTGKKNPRLGVDWIKWIDEESIIKIIKNTYAYVEKYIDPNAPGGKEHIGYIVDRTGFEEFKKWALKDVTLPEIAEVTSPIYWNGIKYK from the coding sequence ATGGATGTTAATACAAAACAGTTAAAGAAAAATGCCTTCCGTGTTACGAAAGAACGCGGGATCGCCGCTTCACGTGTCCGTGTCCCAGGGGGACGGATGGATGCAAAATATTTATCAGTCTTACAGGATATTGCGGAAACGTATGGCAATGGAACGATTCATTTAACGCTGCGTCAGGGCTTTGAAATTCCGGGTATTCCTTTTGAAGATATGGATAAAGTCAATGCAATGCTGCAGCCGGTAATTGAAGGCATGGGCATTAATCAGGAAGAAAAAGGCAAAGGTTATTCGGCTTCCGGAACAAGAAATATTATGGCTTGTGTCGGTAATTCCATTTGTCCTTACGGCAACTATGATACGACGGCTTTTGCCCGGAAAGTAGAAAAGGAAATTTTCCCTAATGACTTACATTTCAAGGTTTGTTTTACTGGCTGTCATAATGATTGTGCGAAAGTGCGTATGCATGACTTTGGCATTATCGGGATGACGATGCCACAGTTAGATCCCAATCGCTGCATCAGCTGCGGTGCCTGCATTAAACGCTGTAAGAAAAAGAGCGTTGGGGCCCTGCAGGCGATGAATTTCCGCCCTGTGCGCAATGAAGAAACATGCCTGGGCTGCGGGGAATGCGTTTTGGCTTGTCCGAATGCGGCATGGACACGCTCACAGAAGAAGTACTATAAATTAACGATCTTCGGCCGTACCGGGAAGAAGAACCCACGTTTAGGGGTAGACTGGATTAAATGGATTGATGAAGAAAGCATCATTAAGATTATTAAAAATACGTATGCGTATGTTGAAAAATATATCGATCCGAATGCCCCAGGCGGCAAGGAACATATCGGTTATATTGTCGATCGTACCGGCTTTGAAGAATTTAAGAAATGGGCATTAAAAGATGTTACACTGCCAGAGATCGCCGAAGTGACTTCACCGATTTACTGGAACGGGATTAAATATAAATAA
- a CDS encoding YoaK family protein, producing MDDQYLECEKYYVFLMLICVAGFYGGYTLSVKGGIFANAQTANICLLGIAIGTHNFSKIYTIIASFTAYFLGTIFSEQSAWKLKHLNIIRWDTFLILLELILVTALGASASFLPDFIYPIVINFICAMQFNTFRQAEGVGMATTFVTNHVRQTGSWLVRYLRKRHQKKYLYRALHHFGMIIAFCVGAALSSGLGLHFGGHALLFADLPLAYLLFIFLRADLITERNIADKTPHGH from the coding sequence ATGGACGATCAATATCTTGAGTGTGAGAAATATTATGTCTTTCTGATGCTCATCTGTGTGGCTGGTTTTTATGGCGGTTATACCTTATCCGTCAAGGGCGGTATTTTTGCCAATGCCCAAACCGCTAATATTTGCCTTCTAGGGATAGCTATCGGGACACATAATTTCAGTAAGATTTATACAATCATCGCCTCTTTCACTGCTTATTTCCTGGGCACGATCTTTTCTGAACAAAGCGCCTGGAAACTGAAGCATCTGAATATTATCCGCTGGGATACTTTTCTGATTTTATTAGAACTGATCTTAGTTACAGCACTTGGCGCGAGCGCTTCTTTTTTACCAGATTTTATTTATCCGATTGTCATCAACTTTATTTGTGCGATGCAGTTCAATACCTTCCGCCAGGCAGAAGGTGTCGGCATGGCAACCACTTTCGTCACCAACCACGTGCGTCAGACCGGCAGCTGGTTAGTCCGTTACCTGCGAAAAAGACATCAGAAAAAATATCTCTATCGCGCTTTACATCATTTCGGCATGATTATTGCCTTCTGTGTGGGCGCCGCGTTATCTAGCGGTCTCGGTCTCCATTTTGGCGGTCACGCTTTGTTGTTTGCGGATCTGCCTCTCGCTTACTTATTATTTATCTTCTTACGGGCCGACTTAATCACTGAGCGTAACATTGCCGATAAAACGCCACACGGCCACTAA
- a CDS encoding GGDEF domain-containing phosphodiesterase, translating into MYEISKQERQTMEALDFPIAIYQRRRHFVKTLLVSDGFCDLFHLAREELIRDLDESMFLYVHPDDKGKLYENAQKFWHHESSYKSMVRVKIPGSDDYHIFLCEGSLQKISEEEEIAYVVYTDMNSVEKDMQEADQRYFIEEEDYYYIDRLTKLPNEHYFELFGEEYLAAFKRRRAVVGIAYINIMRMTGYNDRYGFKAGDLLLQDLADILRDFFPHGLVIKGMRDHFMVLDRYETLQEKVEQVQKRLNTYSLNGNQALHIGISLPLEGNKSHLKRAVNEASYASKYHQEDSRTIVQYFTMEMKKQYFDRLYILETFEKALSNKWIKVFYQPIVNSQTRQVHAFEALARWHDPDYNMLSPAAFIPVLEEHHLIHRLDMYMVQTVFEEIKLRRDAHLPIVPVSVNFCVDDFEDGHLKEKLLHLCEKYDAQPWMIVIEITERDIPQMPEPFKEQIEALRQAGFKVWVDDFGSGYSSLNVLNKFPHDFIKIDREFIKDYGHDDQMNTLVVEKIIEVAKQLGIQTLVEGVETAAQHHFLKRIGCEYEQGFYFAQPASLSEMIFMQSHEDIEIPIEHYELS; encoded by the coding sequence ATGTACGAAATTTCAAAACAAGAACGTCAAACGATGGAAGCTTTGGACTTTCCCATCGCGATTTATCAGCGACGCCGTCATTTCGTCAAAACGCTGCTGGTTTCAGATGGCTTTTGCGATCTTTTTCACCTTGCTAGAGAAGAACTGATTCGCGATTTAGATGAAAGCATGTTTCTCTATGTGCATCCTGATGATAAGGGGAAGCTCTATGAAAATGCTCAAAAATTTTGGCACCATGAGAGCTCTTATAAATCGATGGTTAGGGTGAAAATTCCGGGCAGTGATGATTATCATATTTTTCTTTGTGAAGGCAGTCTGCAGAAGATTTCAGAAGAGGAAGAAATCGCTTATGTCGTTTATACCGATATGAATAGCGTTGAAAAGGATATGCAAGAGGCGGATCAGCGCTATTTCATTGAGGAAGAGGATTACTACTATATCGATCGTCTGACGAAGCTGCCAAATGAACATTACTTTGAACTCTTTGGCGAGGAATACTTAGCTGCTTTTAAGCGTCGGCGTGCTGTCGTTGGCATTGCCTATATCAATATTATGCGCATGACGGGTTATAATGACCGCTATGGTTTTAAAGCCGGGGATCTTCTCTTGCAGGACTTGGCGGATATTTTAAGAGACTTCTTTCCGCATGGTCTGGTCATAAAGGGGATGCGGGATCACTTTATGGTCTTAGATCGTTATGAAACGCTGCAGGAGAAAGTGGAACAGGTGCAAAAACGCCTCAATACTTATTCTCTTAATGGTAATCAGGCACTTCATATCGGTATCAGTTTACCACTAGAAGGGAATAAGTCGCATTTGAAAAGGGCTGTGAATGAAGCGTCTTACGCTTCAAAATACCATCAGGAAGATAGCCGAACGATCGTCCAGTATTTTACAATGGAAATGAAAAAGCAGTATTTCGATCGTCTGTATATTTTAGAAACCTTTGAAAAAGCGTTATCAAACAAGTGGATCAAAGTCTTTTATCAGCCGATTGTAAATAGTCAGACCAGACAGGTACATGCTTTTGAGGCGTTAGCGCGCTGGCATGATCCTGATTATAACATGCTTTCCCCAGCCGCTTTTATCCCGGTGTTAGAAGAACATCATCTGATTCATCGCTTAGATATGTATATGGTCCAAACGGTTTTTGAAGAAATCAAGTTACGCCGTGATGCGCATTTGCCAATTGTGCCGGTTTCGGTCAACTTCTGCGTTGATGATTTTGAGGATGGGCATTTAAAAGAGAAACTGCTTCACTTATGTGAAAAATATGATGCTCAGCCATGGATGATCGTCATCGAAATCACCGAACGCGATATTCCCCAGATGCCGGAGCCTTTCAAAGAGCAAATTGAAGCTCTGCGTCAGGCTGGCTTTAAAGTGTGGGTTGATGATTTTGGCAGCGGCTATTCTTCTCTCAATGTGCTCAATAAATTTCCCCATGATTTCATTAAGATTGACCGCGAGTTCATTAAAGATTACGGTCATGATGATCAAATGAATACTTTAGTTGTCGAAAAGATTATTGAAGTCGCAAAGCAGTTAGGCATTCAGACTTTAGTCGAAGGGGTCGAAACAGCTGCTCAGCACCATTTCTTAAAGCGTATTGGCTGTGAGTATGAACAAGGTTTTTACTTCGCTCAGCCCGCTTCTTTATCAGAAATGATTTTTATGCAAAGTCATGAAGATATTGAGATTCCTATTGAACATTACGAATTGTCATGA
- the plsX gene encoding phosphate acyltransferase PlsX: protein MKLAIDAMSGDLGSHEVVEACKMFVKDHGDVTLYVVGKQEELEELKDLANVEIVDAREVVKMTDSPLGVRRQKESSMVKALMMARKDEVDGVVSCGSTGAFFTGAMLFVKRLEGVERSCLMAVLPTFNGKGSCLLDVGANAENTAEQLRQFAIMGSVYAKYVRHINKPSVRLLNIGAEDHKGDQVHQDAYKLLKEEKVIQFDGNIEGRELLDGNCDVIVSDGFAGNIALKSMEGTALGLMKVMKKAMLGSTKSKLGALLIKDNLKKELSAFDYKSVGGALMMGFSKAIVKAHGGSDARAVRSAMELAYTMVAEDVVTKMKEGLTQS from the coding sequence ATGAAATTAGCAATTGATGCCATGAGTGGTGACTTAGGCTCCCATGAAGTTGTCGAAGCCTGTAAAATGTTCGTCAAAGATCATGGTGATGTCACACTTTATGTCGTTGGCAAACAAGAAGAATTAGAGGAATTAAAAGATCTTGCAAACGTGGAAATCGTTGATGCCCGCGAAGTTGTCAAGATGACAGATTCGCCATTAGGCGTTCGTCGCCAGAAAGAATCTTCCATGGTGAAGGCCTTGATGATGGCTCGTAAAGATGAAGTCGATGGCGTTGTATCATGCGGCTCTACGGGGGCCTTTTTTACCGGTGCCATGTTATTTGTGAAAAGACTAGAAGGGGTGGAACGTTCCTGCCTGATGGCTGTTTTACCAACTTTCAATGGCAAAGGCTCTTGTTTATTAGATGTTGGTGCGAATGCGGAAAATACGGCTGAGCAGCTGCGTCAGTTTGCCATCATGGGATCAGTGTATGCCAAATATGTCCGCCATATTAATAAACCAAGTGTACGTTTATTAAATATTGGCGCTGAAGATCATAAAGGGGATCAGGTTCACCAGGATGCATACAAGTTATTAAAAGAAGAAAAGGTCATTCAATTTGATGGTAATATCGAAGGCCGTGAATTGTTAGATGGTAACTGCGATGTTATCGTCAGCGATGGTTTTGCCGGCAATATTGCTTTAAAATCAATGGAAGGGACGGCTTTAGGTCTCATGAAAGTGATGAAGAAAGCGATGCTTGGCTCTACGAAAAGCAAGTTAGGTGCTTTACTGATTAAAGATAATCTGAAAAAAGAATTAAGCGCTTTTGATTATAAATCAGTTGGCGGCGCTTTAATGATGGGCTTTTCAAAAGCTATTGTCAAAGCCCATGGCGGCTCTGATGCGCGCGCAGTGCGTTCGGCCATGGAGCTCGCTTATACGATGGTCGCTGAAGATGTTGTGACTAAAATGAAAGAAGGTCTCACACAGTCATGA
- the asrA gene encoding anaerobic sulfite reductase subunit AsrA has translation MGYLLNKEGMNQLLASLRDEYVVYAPKCFVGGGRFSETDCIRYGEIQSIEEVVFDKKSDYSFKEVLTPISQTLFYFTEDSVKEADAPKKGAIVFLRSCDLHGLRRLDDMYLRNGQPDYYYKRLRDRVHFVLMGCDHSFKNCFCVDMGTNISDNYDLSVDVQGDLYALDNKWDQLETLLEDLAVATQEIVPAHVKDNEVHVHIPENLDERIAKSSLWREYDSRCINCGRCNFVCPTCTCWSMQDLFYSENGKAGERRRVLASCMVDGFTDVAGGGSYRKKNGDRMRFKVMHKVYDYKKREDYHMCVGCGRCDDICPEYISFSNIINKLEDGMKEVTGND, from the coding sequence ATGGGTTATTTATTAAATAAAGAAGGGATGAATCAGCTGCTCGCATCTTTACGTGACGAGTATGTGGTTTATGCCCCTAAATGTTTTGTGGGCGGTGGTCGTTTTTCTGAAACAGACTGTATCCGCTATGGGGAAATTCAGTCTATTGAAGAAGTCGTATTTGACAAAAAATCAGATTACTCGTTTAAAGAAGTGCTGACCCCAATTTCACAGACATTATTCTATTTTACCGAAGATTCCGTAAAAGAAGCGGATGCGCCTAAAAAAGGAGCAATCGTCTTCTTACGCAGCTGTGATTTACATGGCTTAAGAAGACTTGATGATATGTATTTACGTAATGGTCAGCCAGACTATTACTATAAACGGTTACGTGATCGCGTGCATTTTGTGTTAATGGGCTGTGATCATAGTTTTAAAAACTGCTTTTGCGTTGATATGGGCACTAACATTTCAGACAATTATGATCTTAGTGTAGATGTGCAGGGTGATCTTTATGCGTTAGATAATAAATGGGACCAGTTGGAAACGCTTTTAGAAGACTTAGCGGTCGCAACGCAGGAGATTGTGCCAGCGCATGTGAAAGACAATGAAGTGCATGTTCATATTCCAGAAAACTTAGATGAACGCATTGCGAAAAGTTCGCTGTGGCGGGAATATGATAGCCGCTGCATTAACTGCGGGCGCTGTAATTTTGTCTGCCCAACCTGCACCTGCTGGAGCATGCAGGACTTGTTCTACAGTGAAAATGGCAAAGCTGGGGAACGTCGCCGCGTCTTAGCGTCTTGTATGGTAGATGGTTTCACTGATGTGGCTGGAGGCGGCAGTTACCGTAAGAAAAACGGTGACCGTATGCGTTTTAAAGTGATGCATAAGGTTTATGACTATAAGAAACGCGAAGACTATCATATGTGTGTCGGCTGCGGACGCTGTGATGATATTTGCCCAGAATATATCTCATTCTCAAATATTATTAATAAATTAGAAGATGGCATGAAGGAGGTTACCGGCAATGACTAA
- the rnc gene encoding ribonuclease III: MKILDYLQKEQIPFTNLRLYKEAFTHSSYANESAKPIHDYERLEFMGDAVLQLYVSEFIFKKFPSYPEGELTTLRSKLVREESLSRFAVELGLDELLYLGVGEEKSGGRQRSGTLCDIYESFVGAVYLDCGKDEVLKILERTIFKHVKDLDSYEDIRDYKTKLQELIQADDRKSVNYRLVSSSGPANAPTFVIEAVADDMVLGIGEGSSKKKAEQHAARDALNKLAKK, encoded by the coding sequence ATGAAAATCTTAGATTATTTACAGAAGGAGCAAATTCCTTTTACCAATTTACGTTTATATAAGGAAGCCTTTACCCACTCATCCTATGCCAATGAATCGGCTAAACCAATTCATGATTATGAACGTTTAGAGTTCATGGGTGATGCTGTTTTACAGTTATATGTCTCAGAGTTTATTTTTAAGAAATTCCCATCTTATCCGGAAGGGGAACTGACGACTTTACGTAGTAAACTGGTGCGTGAAGAATCACTTTCTCGTTTTGCGGTAGAGTTAGGCTTAGATGAACTCCTTTATTTAGGTGTTGGGGAAGAAAAAAGCGGCGGCCGTCAGCGCAGCGGGACGCTTTGCGATATTTATGAATCCTTTGTTGGAGCGGTTTATTTAGACTGTGGGAAGGATGAAGTGTTAAAGATTTTAGAGCGAACGATCTTTAAACATGTTAAAGATCTAGATTCTTATGAAGATATCCGTGATTATAAAACAAAGCTGCAGGAACTCATTCAGGCGGATGATCGCAAATCTGTGAATTATCGCTTAGTGAGCTCGAGCGGGCCGGCCAATGCGCCAACTTTTGTGATTGAAGCGGTCGCAGATGATATGGTATTAGGCATTGGCGAAGGCTCTTCAAAAAAGAAAGCCGAGCAGCATGCAGCTCGTGATGCGCTTAATAAACTGGCAAAAAAGTAG